The sequence below is a genomic window from Sphingobium sp. EP60837.
AGCAGCCGAAACATCCAGTGGATGCGCCATCATTGTAGAAAGCAACATACCAACCTGTGTCGCCACGAGCTTTGCCGTCCGATGAAAAGCGGTGGATCCGACCGTCCATCTGGATCGAGGCTGGCGCCGATAGGCCACTTTCGCGCATCGCGTCAGCAAGTTGCGTCTCTGGTGGCTCGACATTGCGGCGCGACGGCGGCGACCATGGCCCGCCTAAAATATTGCTGAGATCGGCCACGGGTCAGGCAGCCAGATAGTCGGAGAGAGACTTTACCGCCTTGTACGAGATGTCCGCACCCTCGCGAGCACGGCGGACGATATAATAGGATAAGCCAGTGCGCTTTGCCACCAGCTTCAAATTGCGATCTTCGAGACGTTTCCGGATGCAATCTATCGTCAACATTTCAACCATTTCCCCAACTGGAGTTTGATAATTGAAACTTTTATGTTGCAACGTCAACCAAGTTTGATACTCTTTCTCTCGCGCCGACACCCGGAATGGCCCGAACGTCGGCGGGAGAATCGATATGGCTATCAACCTAAAGAGCACGTCGGGCATCTCTGCCAGTGGCGTGAAAATCCTGGCCTACGGGCAGGCGGGCGCAGGCAAGACCTCGCTGATCCCGTCGCTTCCTGATCCCATCATCTTGTCAGCGGAAGGCGGCCTGCTTTCCATTCAGGACCATGACCTGCCGTATATCGAGGTAGGCAGCATGGAAGCGCTGCGGGAGGCTTATGAATGGCTGTCCAGTAGTGACGAAGCAAAGCAGTTCAAGAGTGTGGCGCTCGACAGTATCAGCGAGATTGCCGAGGTCGTTCTTGCCCATGAGTTGAAGAACAACAAGGATGGGCGCGCGGCCTACGGTGAACTCAATAGCACTATGGCCGAACTAATCAGGGCCTTCCGCGATCTTCCCGACAAGCATGTCTACTTCACAGCCAAGCTGGAGAAGTCGCAGGATGAAATGGGTAAACTGCTCTACAATCCATCCATGCCTGGCAAGAGCCTGACGCAGCAACTCCCATATTTCTTCGACATCGTCTTGGCCCTGCGGGTGGAGCGGGACGGTGATGGAACCGCCCAGCGGATGCTCATGACTGACAGCGACGGCTCATGGACCGCCAAGGCCCGCGGTGCTCGCGGCAAGCTGGACATGTGGGAAGAGCCAGATCTGGGCGTTATTATCCGGAAGCTGGCAGCATGACCTGGGCGGCACAATGGCTTGAGGCCAAAGCAGCCGAGGCGGCGGCGACTGCAAAGCG
It includes:
- a CDS encoding ATP-binding protein, which codes for MAINLKSTSGISASGVKILAYGQAGAGKTSLIPSLPDPIILSAEGGLLSIQDHDLPYIEVGSMEALREAYEWLSSSDEAKQFKSVALDSISEIAEVVLAHELKNNKDGRAAYGELNSTMAELIRAFRDLPDKHVYFTAKLEKSQDEMGKLLYNPSMPGKSLTQQLPYFFDIVLALRVERDGDGTAQRMLMTDSDGSWTAKARGARGKLDMWEEPDLGVIIRKLAA